The Spirosoma sp. SC4-14 DNA window CCGCCGAAGGGGGCGTAACGGGAGCGGGTGGGCTATGGCTCGGTCTGGCCGATTTCCCGTTGTTGCTGGGACTGAAAATGAAAATGCTGTTTGAAATAGCCGCCTTATATGGGCATTCGGTCAATGATTACCGCGAACGGGTTTATATTCTGTATATTTTTCAACTGGCGTTTTCGAGCCAGGAACGAAGGCAGGTTATTTACCAGTATGTGGTTAACTGGCCCGAACACAGCCGTCAGCTTCCCGAAGACATTAATCAGTTCGACTGGCTGACGTTTCAGCAGGAATACCGTGATTATATCGATCTGGCCAAGATGGCCCAATTGATTCCGGGTATTGGGGCTGCCGTTGGTATTGTGGCAAACTATCAGCTTGTTACGCAACTAGGCCGTACGGCCATGAATGCCTATCGGATGCGCTGGCTCGACGAAAATCGGCCAGTAATTACTGGTCACTAGTGATTGGCGAATAACCAGTGACTACGGACCTTTTTTAGCTTGTTTTCTAACTTCAGCCTGCCAGTCGATGCCTAAGAAGCTGAAGGCCGGGTGCTGGCCACCAATTGTTTGGGCTACAATGACGTCGGCAAAATCGAGACCATTGGCACCATTGGCAAAATAAATAACCGCATCTTTTCGGTCTTGATTAGCCATGATAAAGCATTTGAAATCGCCATTGTCACCCCAATGCCAGAAATAATTGCCGGTAGATGTTTGTTCCAGCCCAATACCCAGGCCCCAGAACAGCCCCGGAGCCAGCGTATCGGAACCCGAGAATCGCCGGGGTAGTTTGCTTTGGGGACTAAGCATCTGATCGACTGTTGCAATTGATAAGCCGGTAGGTTTCATGAGCGCCATTATAAACTTGGCGTAGTCATTGGCTGTCGTATGCAGTGAATAGGCCATGTTCGATTGCGAAGGACGATATTTCTCCTGCGGTTCTCCCGATTGGTTGTGCGGCTGAGCAATGTCCTGGTCGAAATTCTCTTTCCAGACAAAACCGCTATAGTTCATACCTAACGGTTTCAGAGTTCGTTCTTCCATGAAATCATTGTTCGGTATTCCCGTTATTTTTTCAACTACTTTCTGGAGGTAAACAAACCCTTCGCCGGAGTAGCCAAACCGTTCGCCGGGCGAAAACGCCATCGACAACTGATTTGATCGGCGGTTTTTACGCCAGTTTGGGAAACCGCTCTGATGACTCAATACCAGACGAGCGGTTATTTTTTTATAACGTTCGTCGGAGTCGACATCCGGATAGGGCAGGTATTCGCAGAGTGGTTTATCTAAATCCAGTTTTCCTTCTTCAACCAGTTGCAATACTGCATAGGCAAACACGGGTTTCGTTAGCGAGGCTGCTTCAAAGACCGTATTGGGCGTGACTATTTGTGGCGAATTCTGCTTTCGTAGGCCATAGCCTTTGCTATAAACAAGTTTACCTTTCTGGATAAGCGCCATGGAAAGGCCCGGAACATGGGCACTATCCATCAACTGAGTTACCCGTTGGTCGAGCTGTTTCCGTGTCGGTACCTGGGCATAGGCGGCCTGAACCAGACCAGGCAGTATCAATAGCGTAGTAATTCGGTGTAGTAGAGAAAGCATCATTGTCTGTTTTTGAGAAAGATAGCAAATCAGTAGCGTCGTTGCATAAACCTACTCTCAAAAATGAAACACCAATTAGGCGGATTTAACGGATTTCCGGAAAAGTCAATTGCCTTATAAAACGTCAGAAGGTATAAATCAACTGGGTTAGCAGACCGAGTTCATAGGTGCGAAAATTGGTGTGGGCTCCGCCAAACCGTCCCAGATGATACGTGAACGTTGGCTGGGCCGTGAGTGCAACATGGGTGTTAAGCTGATAAAGAGCCCCCGCACCCAGCAGAAGGCTGAAAATCGGGCCCGACTCGCTGCTTAACCGTAAGTGTTGGGTCGATTCGCCTTCCCGATGGGCAATAACACGCGACGAAGCAGGAAAGTCGATCAATGGGCCGAAGGAGTAGTAAGGCGAAATTTTTCTTTCCGACGAACGATAGTTTAGTAAAATTGGAATTCGGAAGCTCCGATTGCGAAGACTGGTTTGTCCGACTCCGGCCAACGCTAACCGATCTGTTTTAATGACCTGATACTGATACCAGAGTCCCGTTGCTACCGACCAGCCTGGGGCATAGGTGTAGTAAACGGTCACACCTGCCGAATAACCAAATGAACCCGTACTGCCATCGAGAAAAACAGGATCAACAACCTGCCCATCGCTGTCTGGAAACAAATACAGCCGATCGTAGGCAGTATGAGTGAACAAGGGCGCAATTGTTGCCGAAACAGAAAGTTTTTCCTGGCCAAAAGCCAGTGATGTTATAAATAAAGCGGAGGAAAACAACGAAAAAAATCGGTTAAGCATACCCGTATCGGCCGTGAATTTTAAGTGAAATAAAGAAAAAAAGGGCACCAACCAATCGGTAGTGCCCTTCGTTTTGGATTAATTGCATCCCTTACATCGCGTCGTTGATGGCTTTGATTTTGTTAAGGTGTTCCTGCAAAGTTGGCACCGTTTTGGCTGCAAAGGCTTTTATATCAGGGTCTTTGGCATCTTTAGCCTCTTCCTTGAACTCGTCAACATCTTTCTGATGATCGTCGACCATCAGGCTTACGTATTTCTTGTCGAACTCTTTACCCGACAGTTTAGCCAGCTCGTCAACGTGTTTTTGTTCTTCTTCGCCCAGGGTGGATGGCAGCACAATATTTTTACTACTAGCCAATGCTTTCAGTTCGTCGTTGGCTTTTGAGTGGTCTTTCACCATCATGGCACCAAAATCCTTTACCTGCTGGCTTTGGGCTTTTTCCTGCGCCATTCGGCCCAG harbors:
- a CDS encoding EcsC family protein gives rise to the protein MTSYEEAVQTELTRWQLAMQKPPTRFGKLSTSVQRRMNKIIPKRVHQVITATIKQMTRAVLFGAEFLTRLPEPGLTLPQRESAVIARINFYRRAGAAEGGVTGAGGLWLGLADFPLLLGLKMKMLFEIAALYGHSVNDYRERVYILYIFQLAFSSQERRQVIYQYVVNWPEHSRQLPEDINQFDWLTFQQEYRDYIDLAKMAQLIPGIGAAVGIVANYQLVTQLGRTAMNAYRMRWLDENRPVITGH
- a CDS encoding serine hydrolase domain-containing protein; this translates as MMLSLLHRITTLLILPGLVQAAYAQVPTRKQLDQRVTQLMDSAHVPGLSMALIQKGKLVYSKGYGLRKQNSPQIVTPNTVFEAASLTKPVFAYAVLQLVEEGKLDLDKPLCEYLPYPDVDSDERYKKITARLVLSHQSGFPNWRKNRRSNQLSMAFSPGERFGYSGEGFVYLQKVVEKITGIPNNDFMEERTLKPLGMNYSGFVWKENFDQDIAQPHNQSGEPQEKYRPSQSNMAYSLHTTANDYAKFIMALMKPTGLSIATVDQMLSPQSKLPRRFSGSDTLAPGLFWGLGIGLEQTSTGNYFWHWGDNGDFKCFIMANQDRKDAVIYFANGANGLDFADVIVAQTIGGQHPAFSFLGIDWQAEVRKQAKKGP
- a CDS encoding PorT family protein; this translates as MLNRFFSLFSSALFITSLAFGQEKLSVSATIAPLFTHTAYDRLYLFPDSDGQVVDPVFLDGSTGSFGYSAGVTVYYTYAPGWSVATGLWYQYQVIKTDRLALAGVGQTSLRNRSFRIPILLNYRSSERKISPYYSFGPLIDFPASSRVIAHREGESTQHLRLSSESGPIFSLLLGAGALYQLNTHVALTAQPTFTYHLGRFGGAHTNFRTYELGLLTQLIYTF
- a CDS encoding DUF4142 domain-containing protein, with amino-acid sequence MKKTILLAVLVASGLTFQSCGSSEKKDSEERAEQINEENKPTEDDDDSEFAVKAASGGMLEVELGRMAQEKAQSQQVKDFGAMMVKDHSKANDELKALASSKNIVLPSTLGEEEQKHVDELAKLSGKEFDKKYVSLMVDDHQKDVDEFKEEAKDAKDPDIKAFAAKTVPTLQEHLNKIKAINDAM